In the Carassius gibelio isolate Cgi1373 ecotype wild population from Czech Republic chromosome A2, carGib1.2-hapl.c, whole genome shotgun sequence genome, one interval contains:
- the LOC128025942 gene encoding GPI-anchor transamidase, with protein MDYYNLIAVFALINLLVFIPHGYSNYVESKAGQFFSSGHTNNWAVLVCTSRFWFNYRHVANTLSVYRSVKRLGIPDSHIVLMLADDMACNYRNPKPATVFSHKNMELNVYGDDVEVDYRGYEVTVENFLRVLTGRLPLSTPRSKRLLSDDRSNILIYLTGHGGNGFLKFQDSEEISNMELADAFEQMWQKRRYNELLFIIDTCQGASMYERFYSPNLMALASSQVGEDSLSHQPDLGIGVHLMDKYTFYLLEFLEEVHPASQANMNDLFKVCPQSQCVSTPGHRTDLFQRDPGSVLITDFFGSVRKVEITKDTINLTSPVEPPIKRSVSSDIQIESLTYADQLPVAEIIHQKPKQKDWHPPDGFILGLWTLILLVFFQTYGIKHLKHIF; from the exons atggattattacaatttaattgcaGTATTTGCACTTATTAATTTGCTTGTTTTCATACCACATGGATACAGTAATTATGTTGAG agcaAAGCTGGACAGTTTTTCAGCAGTGGCCACACCAACAACTGGGCAGTCCTG GTCTGCACGTCTAGATTCTGGTTTAATTATCGGCATGTGGCGAACACGCTGTCGGTTTACAGAAGTGTAAAGAGACTAGGCATTCCAGACAG TCACATTGTGCTGATGCTAGCCGATGATATGGCCTGTAACTATAGAAACCCCAAGCCAGCCACTGTGTTCAGTCATAAGAACATGGAGCTGAACGTGTATGGAGATGACGTGGAGGTGGATTACCGCGGATATGAG GTCACAGTAGAGAATTTCCTGCGAGTCCTGACAGGGCGTCTCCCCCTCAGCACCCCTCGATCCAAACGTCTGCTTTCCGACGACCGCAGCAACATTCTCATCTACCTGACAG GTCACGGTGGAAACGGCTTCCTGAAGTTTCAGGACTCTGAGGAGATCAGCAACATGGAGCTGGCTgatgcttttgagcagatgtggcAAAAGAGAAG GTACAACGAGTTGTTGTTCATCATAGACACGTGCCAGGGGGCCTCCATGTACGAGAGGTTTTACTCGCCCAACCTCATGGCCCTGGCCAGCAGCCAAGTGGGAGAGGACTCGCTCTCT CATCAGCCAGACTTGGGAATAGGAGTGCATTTGATGGACAAGTACACCTTCTACTTACTGGAGTTCCTGGAGGAAGTCCACCCCGCTAGCCAGGCCAACATGAACGATctg tttAAGGTGTGCCCGCAGAGTCAGTGTGTGTCCACTCCGGGTCACCGAACTGACCTGTTCCAGAGGGATCCGGGGAGCGTCCTCATCACTGACTTTTTCGGAAGTGTCCGCAAAGTGGAGATCACCAAGGATACTATCAATCTGACGTCCCCTGTAGAACCGCCAATAAAGAG gtcCGTAAGCAGTGATATACAAATCGAATCGTTGACATATGCGGATCAACTCCCAGTGGCTGAAATTATTCATCAG